tctctctcgacatcAACTAAAATCAGTTTTTAAAAACTacaggattctttttttttttttgctgccaaGCCAGCGTATCTCAGTGTGAAACAGTATTATTACAGtatgtttacagtttttttcgtttctttctttttaaggtGTACAgtacgaaaaaaaaaaagaaagaaaaaaaaaacgtcctaCAATCTACTGCACGAGCCTCCTATGTCCACATCTGTTCACAGCCGATGGCCTGGTTCCTCACTGGCCGAACGCAGATCATTCTTACAGCAACGTTTAGCTCGCATGGGGGGTTCTGCGAGTCTGTCCAGGCTCCGCACCAGAACCGGAAAAGAAAAAACCCCTGCACCCCAAAACCCCCTCCGTCCTGTTGCCCTGCCCCGTTGTCGCCCCACCTTCGAGGAGAACCCCCAAACTCACTGTAAACAAGACGGCAACTTTGGTtacagttttgtgtttgttttaggttctttttttttaattttgttgatttttgttaaatctagtttttttttctttatatatatatatatatataaaaaaagtcaGTTTTTCTCAAAGGGGCAGCACACTCATCCAAGCTGGGGTGGGTCTCGTTTCGACTTTACAGGGGTGGAAAAGCAAGTTCGGAAATCCACAACTACTTCATGAAATCGCTCCtttagagagaggcagaagagggGCGAGGCAGATGGGGGGGATGGTTCTTGGATAGGTCAGTGGAATCCGAGGTGATTTTGCATAAATAAAAAacgggaaagaaaaaaaaaaaaaaaacctgaaaaaacACCACAGTCAGTTTCTGCTGTTTTCTCCATTCATACACTCTCTCGTGCAGACACAGTTGCGGGgaggaaaaacaaagagaaacctaaggaggaggaggagggggagcttTCAGGGAGCGGGGGCAGGAGGATGAGGCAGAAAAAGACGTCAGCCCCGGCTGTCACGACTTGCCGACGAGGAACAGTACGTCGCAGATGACGTGCGACACCAGTGAGTTCATGAGCGGCGACACGGAGATGTCCAGCAGCCGCGACTCGTACAGTGTGAACTCCGAGTGGTTCTCCTCGACCCGGGCGAGCGCGTGCAGGGCGCGGGCCGCCCTCCGCATCATGTCTACGCTGGTGGGCTCGAAGTGGGCCTGCATGTGCTGCACCAGGGCCCCCTGGCTCTGCTGGAACTGCGTGGCGGCCAGGCTGTCCTCCAGGAAGCCCAGCAGGTTGCCCACGCTGGCCTTCTGCACGGCGATGGCGCGGGCCGCCATGCTGTCGCCCTGCGCCAGGTTGGCCAGCAGCACCACCGCCATCTCGCGGCACACAGGCACCTTGCGCTCGCCCACCAGGCGCACCAGCGTGCCGAAGAGCTTCTCTAGCCGGCCGAAGGGCGGCGTGGCCAGGATCAGGTCCACATTGTTGTCCTGGATGCTCAGCTTGCTGAGGGCCTCCAGGACCAGCCTTTGTGGCGACAGCTCCCCGCTCAAGCCCAGCGAGGGGAAGGGGTCCATGGCCTCGGCCGACGGGCACACGGCCCAGTGGAGAAGCCCGTCGAGAAGCGGCAGGCAGATGCTCTCGGAGTAGATGGACAGGTCCAGTTGGCCCGAGATGTTGGCGAGCGTCACCAGGCAGTTCTCGCGCAGCACCTCCAGGCAGTCCCACCACCACTCGTCTCGTTCGCAGCTCAccccctcgtcctcctcctcctccttttcgtAGGTGACGGGCGCCTGCTTGCGCTCGGGATGCCAGTGGTGCAGCAGTACCAGGcggctcagcagcagcagcaggcccggGTGCTTGGACATCTCGTGGTCGTTGCCCGGCACGAACGACAGGCTGCGGACGATGTTCGACACGCAGATGCAGCGGCGAGCCAGCGAGTCCTGCCAGTCGGAGAGAGTGCCCAGCGGCGTCTCGTCCTTGCTGTGCGGCTCGTCCTCCAGGACGGGCATGCAGCTGCCTGGCCTCAGCCGGCCGAAGTTGAttgagaacattctggaatCGTCTTTCATGTCGACAGAGCCGTTGCTGCTTCCGGTGACCGCGCCCGCGGTCGTGCCGTCTCCAGAGTTGTGCCGTGAGGAGAGGATGTCATCCATGGTGACGGCGGTGCTTGAGGCTGCGCTGGGTGCAGTTACAGAGGCAGCCGGACTCCTTTCCGTCTTGGCTGAGACCATCTCTTCTGATGAACTCCTCTGTTGTTCTTGCTGCTCTGCTTTCTCCTCAGCCAGCTGCTTCTTCCTAGAGGCTTCCTCATTCGACTGGTCTGCCATTGTTGTTATTGCGGTTGATGGCGCAGCTGTCGTCATGGTTGCTGTTGTGGCAGCTGCATCCTCTGTTATTCTCTGCCGCTTCTGGCTGGCGCTGATGTGCAGCCGTTTATGCGACACCAGCGGGTCGGACCTGATCTCAAAGTGCGTCTGGATATGGTCAGTGGTGTCTCCGCCCCCGGCGCTCCAGTGCAGGAGGCCGCTGTCGAACGTCTCCCGCCGGCCGAGCTTAGAGGAGCAACCCCCAGGGAAAGGGTTCTTCTTCCGCATCACCTTGATGGGGCGCTTGTCAAACTTGCTGGCCTGCTTTGGCCTATCCTGAGGAGCAGTGTTGTCCTGGGCTGAGGGACTAGATGCACGAGGCTCTTTGgaggacgacgacgacgactcgtcttcctcttttctttcgtGCCCGTTGTCCATTTCTGATTTTTCCGACCCTTTCTTTACTGGCGCAGACTCGTCCTTCTCCTGTTTCACCTCGACTTCCAAAGTGACGTCCGTGCTTTTCACCTCTCGCACTTCATCCTCTTCGTCATCTTCATCCTCGTCCACGTCATCCATGTCCAGTGGGAATTCGTCGTCTGAGGACTCAGGGTCCACGGCGTTGGGGTCGATGAGGGTGCGCTGGCGAGGGTCTCCCAGCTCGTACTCCTTCAGGATGCCGAAGATCTCGATGAGGCAGTGCCGGAAGTACTCCACCACCAGCTCCAGGAAACCAGGAAGCTGCAGCACAAGAAAAGGGACCATCGTCACACAAACTTTCACTTTTATTTGTCTTAACCATTTTCTTTTTACTTGTGTTTTTGCTTacgctcatctctctctctttacttatTTCACTTATTGCTTTTAATGTACtatatatttaaacatttaaactacggcactcttttcatttcttcaaTGTTTTATCAATTGATGCGTGTTACATCACTACAATACATATCGCTTGTAGCACTGTGATCTTTAAATACAGTGTCACGTCAATTATGTCCAAAAGCACTTTGATATTCAGCAAAAATATATTATAGAACGCTATATCCTATTTAATGCAACCACAAAGCCTCAATGTGCTGCTTCTCTTTGGTACTATGTAGTGCTATCGAATACTAAGTGTAGCCCTCCATGCTTGTTTGCATATAGATGACATGTTGACGGTGCTGATGTGGATGGATGTACACACCTGGCAGAGGTTGAAGGTAGAGATGCTGTTGTCATCATACAGTAGAATGTTGATCGTGTCCAGGGCCCACGTGCTCTCGGCTAACAAACCTGActtcagtgacatcatcactcTCCATGCCTCTGGTGTTCCTGTCATGACAACAGCAAAGGCAACACacatgagcaacacacacacacacacacacacacacaaccaacgaGATGACCAAACCTCTCAGGTCCTCCAGCTCTGAACAGGCTCCATACACAGGTCAACCATGAAAGAGTTACCGACTGCCTCAGGCATCATTTCTGTGCACAACCTTGGGCTGGACCATTCAAATCGAGATGAAACAATTATTTTGCCGCATTACATTCCTCAACGGTGCTCTCGTTTTCTTTTTCCTAGAGGAATCACTGAACGAGTAATCATGGTAAATAATCGCAATCtcaatattgaccaaaataatcaTGATATGAAATTTGCCATGATCAAGCAGCCCTAGAACAACTAATCACAATCTTGTCCAGCCGAAAATGATGCCAAGTCAGAGATGATGCCAACATGGAGAGTTAAGCAAGATCTTGATCTCGCTTGGTCTTAAAACATTGCGCAGTTATACCGCGCGTTTTAATCCAAAACACCTAGGCGTTAACAAACAATTCAACCAAAGCTCCTGTACCGATGTCTTTCGTGGTGAGCCTCCGGCGTGGCTTGAGGACTGGTTGAGAGGCCTCTATCGATCCCGGTGGGAATGCCACGTCTCTCCTGATAAGTGGGGGCTGCGCAGGCGGGTGCGAGATGTGCGAGGCCGGCACAGGGGGTCCCGCCTTCTGGATCTTCATGCCAGGGGAGCCCGAGTGCATGTAGGGTGGCTTGCTGGGCGACGTCCGGCTTTCCATGGCCCGGGGCATGGGTCCCGGGCTAGACACCTGCGGAATGTGGTTCTGGTTCTGATAGTTGGGCTGCAGGGCCCGCGAGACAGGCGGGCCGGAACCGCCAGGTCCATAAGGGGGCTGCCGCTGATTCATGTGGGGCGGCCACGGGCCCTCGTGGTTCATGCGCTGGTCCGAGGGCATCATGTCCTCCGAGCGGTTCATCCCGTGGTACCCCGGGCCCTGCCCTGGCATCCCAGGTGGGCCTTGCCGGTTGGGGTAGTTGGCATAACTCAAATCATTACGCCCTTGCCACAACGGACCCTGCGGTCCGTCGGTCACAGACGGCATCATCTGAGGGGGCATCGAGGGCTGGGCGTTTGGgccgccacctccaccaccaccactggtTGGCGGGCCCCGTTCCCGTCCGAAGGGGAAGGGGAACTGGCCTTGTTGGCCGGGGGGGCGGCGCTCGGACCCGGGGAACTGGTTGTACTGGTTGTACATCTCCTGCTGGGACTGGGGGGCGTTGGGGGGCCCCTGTGGGGGTCCCTGGGAGGGCTGTGGCTGCTGGCCCCCGCTGAAGGGCACGTTGTACATCTCACCCTCGTGCCGCTTGGCGGGGGGACCGTAGCCTCCGTCTGCCGTCCGCTTGTAGTTCTGCATGCAAAACAAATCTAGTCAGTCAATACACAGCACAGCGTATACAGTCATTTGGTAGAAGTGTTTATTCAAAGACTTACAAGTAAGGTAAAATGAAAGCAAACAgcaaacaaggaaaaaaaaaaaaaaagaaaaacactaatGGCAATAAAATGCcttaaaaatgacataaaatgaAAAGACAAACTTGATGACACTCAGTCATGTATAAGGCGGTGTATTGAAAATCATTATCGTCCAACGAATAAACAGACAGGTCGTTTAGTAGGATATAGTCTATGATGTTGTGTTCAGATGGAGCACACCCCATCTTAAATAACCATACTGTAATCAACACAAGTACGTGACTGCTTTTCTGAACGTCttcataaaacatttaaaaggaCCCCAAGGGAATGACACCAATTGCAATCACCGTTACAGGGACAATCAGAGAGAGTTGGACAAACATGAAGTGTCACTCACCGGTTGTTGCTGTGGATACATTCCTGGCTGCTGATTGGGGTAGGGGCCACCAGGGGGCGGGCCTTGGCCAGGGTACTGATTACCATAGGAATCATGcctggagaatgagagaaagaatgagagttAGGAGCGTGAAGGTTCCGGATAAACATCCTTTAAGCAGAAATAACACCCAAGGAGCAAAGCCATGTACACAACCGTGGCTATGACACAGAGTCTCTGGGCCTCTCTAACACCAGCTCCTTGCTCAAGAAAATACATTCATACGCAAACTCCCAAGCTTCTAAAAACAGCCTTTACTGATGATCCTAGTGTTTGAGCTCATAGTTTTAATTATCCAACATACAATGTTATATGCGGTTATGTTATCTGTGGAAGTTCACAGTGTTTCatatattttcatttaaatCGAACAATACTTTAACCTTTTTAGAGAACTataatttaatttcaactgAGAGCTGAACATATCTGAACAAGGCTGGTGTCATCAGGTCTCCTGTATGAAgatcagtagtgtgtgtgtgtgtgtgtgtgtgtgtgtgtgtctcacctctgcTGGTGTGGGGGTCTGTTGGGCGAGTACATCCCCGCTTCGGCATTGGAAGGCATCATATTGGGCTGAGGACCACCAGGACCCATGGCACCATCCGGACCCATACCCGCCTCTGGTCTGTGCCGGATGGAGTGGGGTAGGGacggggatgaggagagagggagagtgtgtttaattctatatacacacaaacaaacacacacacacacacacacacacaaagacacagagtaTTTACAAACAGAACGAAGGGTGTTCCAATTAACATGTCTGTCCCTTAATTGAATacgttttcactttttttttttttttttaatgacttcCACGTTTATGATACTAATGACAGAAGACGCATACAGCAACGTGACACATTTAGTCGTTAAAATGACACGTTTTGTCAGGGTGTAATGAgaatcctaacacacacaaacacacatgaacaatgcaaagagagagatgtgtcttCTATTTGACACGTACATTTAGCTCCAGCAGTCTAATACTGCTATGATATAATGCAAACAGAGCACATTGAACTGAGCATGAGGAGAAGACCAAAAGAGACAGCCAGCCTGACAGACTGGGTTAAAGGAGGGCAGCTTGTACCTTTGTTCGTACCCAGGGCCGTAGGGGTACTGCTGCCTCTGGGCCATGGGCATGTTGCCCATGGGTCCTGGGGGGCCGCGGTTGTACTGCTCCCCCATGGGGGGGTTGGGGCCCTGTCCTGGGCCCATGAACTGCTCACCAGCTGCAGGGAGACGTGATGGGAGCATAATGAGACACGATGGAGAATGAAACACATGTGAGCCGCTCAGGTCAGGTCCCTCCATTACGGTGTATAGGGGGACCATGCTCCAAAAACAATCCACACAACCATGTAGCTCACACCCCACTTCCTGAGATTTGCTAAGAGAAGATCTGAAACACTATTGCTTCGTTTAACGCCGTTTAGTGTCCTGTGCATCCAGTCTTTGCGCCACTGTCCCCCACCTACTTAAAAACACTCTACCCCACCCACTTCCCAACaatctgcccctctctctcccacacacacacacacacacacacacacacacacacacacacacacacacacacacacacacacacacacacacacacacacacacaccctcacctttCCTCATGCCACCAAAAGGGTCCTTGTTGGGCTCATAGGGGCCCATACCAGGCCCTCCCATACCAGGCTGATAGCCAGAGTTGGGCGTCATGGAGTTCCGTCGGGGGAAGGCCGGGTCTCCCCCGTCAGCAAAGGGGTCCTGCAGGTTCACACTACTCCTGGGGGGGGGATGCAATGCAAGGTTATCACCACAtagcaaaaacaaagaaatgtcaAAGTCCTGTGCTCAGAAATAGGAAGCAGACTGACTCCAGCAGCGGTGGAGGGGTCAGAGTTAGGGTTGAGACATACCTGACCCCTGGCATAGGGGGCAtctgagggtggggggtggaggcaggggtggggggcttCAGGTCTCCGCCCTCGGCCATGGAGCTGCTCGTGgactggggtgtgtgggggCCCTGGAGCGACCCTGATCCCGCTGcagatgtgaacacacacatggatggaaCACGTCAGACCCAGAGTGTGTgtcgtacacacaaacacacattagatgtgaacacacacatggatggaaCACGTCAGACCCAGAGTGTGTgtcgtacacacaaacacacattagatgtgaacacacacatggatggaaCACGTCAGACCCAGAGTGTGTgtcgtacacacaaacacacattagatgtgaacacacacatggatgagaACGTCAGACCCAGAGTGTGTgtcgtacacacaaacacacattagatgtgaacacacacatggatgagaACGTCAGACCCAGAGTGTGTgtcgtacacacaaacacacattagatgtgaacacacacatggatgagaACATCAGACCCAGAGTGTGTgtcgtacacacaaacacacattagatgtgaacacacacatggatgagaACATCAGACCCAGAGTGTGTgtcgtacacacaaacacacattagatgtgaacacacacatggatgagaACGTCAGACCCAGAGTGTGTgtcgtacacacaaacacacattagatgtgaacacacacatggatgagaACATCAGACCCAGAGTGTGTgtcgtacacacaaacacacattagacaGAGAGCACCCAGTGTAACACACatgtaaggcacacacacacacaaacacttgacaCTGAGATCCCAGTgttaacacccacacacacacacacatttgacagaacacaatcacacattcctgtccacacactcctctgtaaGACCGTGACTCCGCTCAGTCTCCTAATGTCCCTCAAGAGTCTCAGTCCACAAGGAGGAAACTGCCCGAGTTCAGACTCTTCAGATCATCCTtgcatgccaacacacacacacacacacacacacacaacccagtcAGCTTCAGTCAAAATGATCCAGCCTCAGACcctggcagagtgtgtgtgaaagcacgtgtgtgtgtgtgtgaaagcacgtgtgtgtgggtgtgtgtttgtggggcagggagtgtgtttgtggcctGCTGGCTGGCTTTTGGCTCACACGCTGGCCGTCGTCTGGTGTAATgcgagcagagggagagagagaaagggagaaagagggggagagagagggagaaagagagagagagggagagagcggcgGCTTCTTCTAGCCATTAGCATGGCTGTCTGATGAGTCATGCCTTCCCTTTCATTAGGCCGTACACAAgcagggtcacacacagggcacgcacacacacacacacacacacacacatacttactcaGGCAGCGTGtctgccttttttttcccccctttattttttttttctccaacacacacactcacactcctccccTCATTCctactttcctctctctctctctctctctccctccctctctccctcctctgggCAGGGATTTCCCGTGACAGCACATGaacagaagaggagggggaggaagagggggagaggagagaaaaaagaaaaaaaaaacgaggaggaggaggggagggggaaaaaagtgtgACTTTACACACAAACCGCCAAGCCCCCGACTCCCCATTCATCAATTTCTGTCTGAGCTTTAATCTCcctggtggggggtggggggggattctCTGTGAAGCTCAGGGCCATGCAGCGAGCAGTGAGGAAGGAGGGGGAtatggagagtgaaagagggaatgagtgagtgag
The sequence above is drawn from the Clupea harengus chromosome 19, Ch_v2.0.2, whole genome shotgun sequence genome and encodes:
- the LOC105903615 gene encoding AT-rich interactive domain-containing protein 1A-like, with amino-acid sequence MQGRPSSLPDLSGSIDDLPTGTEGALSPGVSTSGVSSSQGEQSNPAQSPFSPHTSPHLPGIRGPSPSPSGSPASASASRSGPLSPVAVPGNQMPPRPPSVHSDGILHSSINQPPMGQERVYMRNPQMPSYGSPQPASALSPRQSSGGQMHAGMGPYPQNNSMANYGPQGGQYGPQGYPRGPGYNAMPNANYAGPGMGGSMNPMAGQGGGSPYGGMPPGRMVPGQMGTRPYGPGMGPNMAPNMAGMPPQVASGMCPPPGMNRKPQDGSGPPMHHGPPGNSIHRPPGYPQGMPPGMMGPGSPYSAPLNSMQGMMNQGGPYPMGGNMANNNQGMAPSPEFGMEVKMNQAQKMNNKVDGPPKTEPTKKKSSSSTTTNEKITRLYELGPEPERKMWVDRYLAFSEEKALGMTNLPAVGRKPLDLFRLYVSVKEIGGLTQVNKNKKWRELATALNVGTSSSAASSLKKQYIQCLYAFECKIERGEDPPPDLFTDNKKNQPKAQPPSPAGSGSLQGPHTPQSTSSSMAEGGDLKPPTPASTPHPQMPPMPGVRSSVNLQDPFADGGDPAFPRRNSMTPNSGYQPGMGGPGMGPYEPNKDPFGGMRKAGEQFMGPGQGPNPPMGEQYNRGPPGPMGNMPMAQRQQYPYGPGYEQRIKHTLPLSSSPSLPHSIRHRPEAGMGPDGAMGPGGPQPNMMPSNAEAGMYSPNRPPHQQRHDSYGNQYPGQGPPPGGPYPNQQPGMYPQQQPNYKRTADGGYGPPAKRHEGEMYNVPFSGGQQPQPSQGPPQGPPNAPQSQQEMYNQYNQFPGSERRPPGQQGQFPFPFGRERGPPTSGGGGGGGPNAQPSMPPQMMPSVTDGPQGPLWQGRNDLSYANYPNRQGPPGMPGQGPGYHGMNRSEDMMPSDQRMNHEGPWPPHMNQRQPPYGPGGSGPPVSRALQPNYQNQNHIPQVSSPGPMPRAMESRTSPSKPPYMHSGSPGMKIQKAGPPVPASHISHPPAQPPLIRRDVAFPPGSIEASQPVLKPRRRLTTKDIGTPEAWRVMMSLKSGLLAESTWALDTINILLYDDNSISTFNLCQLPGFLELVVEYFRHCLIEIFGILKEYELGDPRQRTLIDPNAVDPESSDDEFPLDMDDVDEDEDDEEDEVREVKSTDVTLEVEVKQEKDESAPVKKGSEKSEMDNGHERKEEDESSSSSSKEPRASSPSAQDNTAPQDRPKQASKFDKRPIKVMRKKNPFPGGCSSKLGRRETFDSGLLHWSAGGGDTTDHIQTHFEIRSDPLVSHKRLHISASQKRQRITEDAAATTATMTTAAPSTAITTMADQSNEEASRKKQLAEEKAEQQEQQRSSSEEMVSAKTERSPAASVTAPSAASSTAVTMDDILSSRHNSGDGTTAGAVTGSSNGSVDMKDDSRMFSINFGRLRPGSCMPVLEDEPHSKDETPLGTLSDWQDSLARRCICVSNIVRSLSFVPGNDHEMSKHPGLLLLLSRLVLLHHWHPERKQAPVTYEKEEEEDEGVSCERDEWWWDCLEVLRENCLVTLANISGQLDLSIYSESICLPLLDGLLHWAVCPSAEAMDPFPSLGLSGELSPQRLVLEALSKLSIQDNNVDLILATPPFGRLEKLFGTLVRLVGERKVPVCREMAVVLLANLAQGDSMAARAIAVQKASVGNLLGFLEDSLAATQFQQSQGALVQHMQAHFEPTSVDMMRRAARALHALARVEENHSEFTLYESRLLDISVSPLMNSLVSHVICDVLFLVGKS